Proteins co-encoded in one Helicobacter sp. 11S03491-1 genomic window:
- the nuoN gene encoding NADH-quinone oxidoreductase subunit NuoN — protein MLESFYIPIADLKLHTILPMFIVIFGAICILAANAFTLKFSRSLNVALCMLFIAIDLAFVLGLSGFDLGFFGVIRLDGISILTQMIILIASLFFIFLAISKKRYAEFQTPEFYPLYLFMTAGFQFMVSSDNLILILLGLEIASLSLCVLIAFNDENTGIEAAIKYFIMGILASAFYAMGAMILYLATGSVEIHSITAFIYQNNFEPTILFVIGFIFMIGAIGFKISLVPFHTWMPDVYEGSNPVLAGYISIIPKIAGFAVAIRIFEVFIKSEISWIENLLYILVVITITIPNIMAFMQEDVKRMLSFSSISHSGFAMACIFINTTQSQNAMFLYWFMFLITNIGSFSILWLSKNKEKIWHPRYEHPYSKFQGLVRIYPLMAILLAIFLFSLAGIPPFAVFWGKMLAVSAAINAGYIWLAIIMMLNSAIAAYYYLKLIVFMFLKDPIVKQEDSKVYIENATYSIKGVIGIAAVVCCFSIFMVQFLLDITSKYIINSIY, from the coding sequence ATGTTAGAAAGTTTCTATATTCCCATTGCAGATCTTAAGCTCCATACAATCTTGCCAATGTTTATTGTAATTTTTGGAGCTATTTGTATCCTTGCTGCAAATGCTTTTACACTAAAATTCTCTCGAAGTCTCAATGTGGCACTCTGCATGCTTTTTATTGCTATTGACTTAGCTTTTGTGCTTGGGCTTAGCGGATTTGATTTGGGATTTTTTGGTGTTATCAGATTAGATGGGATTTCTATTTTAACCCAAATGATTATCTTAATCGCAAGTTTATTTTTTATCTTTTTAGCTATCTCCAAAAAACGATATGCCGAATTTCAAACTCCTGAATTTTATCCCTTGTATCTATTTATGACAGCAGGTTTTCAATTTATGGTTTCAAGTGATAATTTAATCTTAATTTTACTTGGACTCGAAATTGCCTCTCTTTCACTTTGTGTTCTTATTGCCTTTAATGATGAAAATACAGGTATAGAAGCAGCAATTAAATATTTTATTATGGGAATTTTAGCAAGCGCATTTTATGCAATGGGAGCAATGATTTTATACCTTGCTACAGGGAGCGTGGAAATCCATAGCATTACTGCTTTTATTTATCAAAATAACTTTGAACCCACAATTCTTTTTGTCATAGGATTTATTTTTATGATTGGAGCAATTGGATTTAAAATATCCCTTGTCCCATTCCACACTTGGATGCCTGATGTCTATGAAGGAAGCAATCCCGTCCTTGCGGGCTATATCTCTATTATTCCCAAAATAGCAGGCTTTGCTGTAGCAATTCGGATTTTTGAAGTCTTCATCAAATCTGAAATTTCTTGGATTGAAAATCTACTTTATATTTTAGTGGTAATCACTATTACAATACCCAACATCATGGCATTTATGCAAGAAGATGTCAAAAGAATGCTTTCATTTAGTTCTATCTCACATTCCGGTTTTGCGATGGCATGTATTTTTATCAATACCACACAAAGCCAAAATGCAATGTTTTTGTATTGGTTTATGTTTTTAATTACCAATATAGGATCTTTTTCAATACTTTGGCTTTCAAAAAACAAAGAAAAAATATGGCATCCTCGTTATGAGCACCCCTATTCAAAATTTCAAGGACTTGTTAGAATCTATCCGTTAATGGCTATTTTATTGGCTATATTTTTATTCAGTCTTGCAGGGATACCTCCTTTTGCAGTATTTTGGGGAAAAATGTTGGCTGTAAGTGCTGCGATCAATGCGGGTTATATTTGGCTTGCAATTATTATGATGTTAAATAGCGCTATTGCAGCTTATTATTATTTGAAATTGATTGTCTTTATGTTTTTAAAAGATCCTATTGTCAAACAAGAAGATTCCAAAGTCTATATAGAAAATGCAACCTACTCTATCAAGGGAGTCATAGGTATTGCAGCAGTAGTTTGTTGCTTTTCGATTTTTATGGTCCAATTTTTGCTTGATATTACTTCAAAATATATCATCAATAGTATTTATTAA
- a CDS encoding NADH-quinone oxidoreductase subunit M: MEYLLSIVIFFPALASIFVFIMDNNVAKPYGITIGLIELILVIALWMGFDYTNPSMQFENIFSLIPDYGINYHVGIDGISLFLLLLNGFIIFLATIYLNQPNDKNHLVVCLLLLESILMGVFSSLNMVLFYIFWEISLIPILYMIGAWGSGEKIYAALKFFLYTFVASLIMFIGILYFGYLYYIATGKWSFDILDWYHLVLPFNMQIWLFLAFFISIAVKIPIFPFHTWLPHAYGDAPTLGSVVLAAVLLKMGTYALVRFSLPLFPDASFALVIPVAILALFMVIYGGLLAFAQKDMKQVVAYSSISHMGVAVMGIFAINLEGIGGSVFAMVGHGIVSGALFMLVGMIYVRRRTRQISEFGGLATVMPNYATLFGIVMMANIGLPLTIGFVGEFFSLLGFFKAHPILTLLAGTSIILSAIYMLNLYKNVFFGLLSNVKNKTLKDLCPRELSVMIPFVMAIIFFGIYPKPILSPIQNSTKQLLQIMNDRATQESTKKHLQKSILNLDFIQNPENISKSIKEV; the protein is encoded by the coding sequence ATGGAATATCTACTTAGTATTGTGATTTTTTTTCCCGCACTTGCTTCCATATTTGTTTTTATTATGGATAATAACGTCGCCAAGCCTTATGGTATCACGATTGGACTTATTGAGCTTATTTTAGTCATAGCATTATGGATGGGTTTTGATTATACTAATCCGAGTATGCAGTTTGAGAATATTTTTAGTCTTATTCCTGATTATGGTATTAATTACCATGTAGGGATTGATGGCATATCTTTATTTTTACTTCTCTTAAATGGTTTTATTATTTTTCTAGCTACTATCTATCTCAATCAACCCAATGATAAAAACCATCTTGTTGTTTGTTTGTTGCTTTTAGAAAGTATTTTAATGGGTGTATTTTCATCTTTAAATATGGTGTTATTTTATATTTTTTGGGAAATTTCGCTTATCCCCATTCTCTACATGATTGGCGCTTGGGGAAGTGGTGAAAAAATTTACGCAGCCCTTAAATTCTTTTTATATACTTTTGTAGCTTCTCTAATCATGTTTATAGGAATTTTATATTTTGGATATCTTTATTATATTGCAACAGGAAAATGGAGTTTTGATATTTTAGATTGGTATCATCTTGTATTGCCTTTTAATATGCAAATTTGGCTTTTCTTGGCATTTTTTATTAGTATTGCAGTTAAGATACCTATTTTTCCTTTTCATACGTGGCTTCCTCACGCCTATGGAGATGCTCCAACATTAGGATCGGTTGTCCTCGCAGCAGTATTGCTAAAAATGGGGACTTATGCCTTGGTAAGATTTTCTCTACCTCTATTTCCTGATGCAAGTTTTGCGCTCGTAATTCCGGTAGCGATTTTGGCATTATTTATGGTAATTTATGGAGGGTTGCTTGCTTTTGCTCAAAAAGACATGAAACAAGTCGTTGCTTATAGTTCAATTTCTCACATGGGTGTAGCAGTCATGGGTATTTTTGCCATTAATCTTGAAGGGATAGGCGGTTCTGTATTTGCAATGGTGGGGCATGGTATTGTTAGTGGAGCATTATTCATGCTGGTAGGAATGATTTATGTGCGAAGACGAACAAGGCAAATTTCAGAATTTGGAGGATTAGCAACTGTCATGCCCAACTACGCGACTCTGTTTGGGATTGTCATGATGGCAAATATTGGATTACCATTGACAATTGGATTTGTAGGTGAATTTTTTAGTCTTTTAGGATTTTTCAAAGCTCACCCTATTTTAACCTTATTAGCCGGAACAAGCATTATTCTATCAGCAATCTATATGCTTAATCTCTATAAAAATGTATTTTTTGGCTTATTGAGTAATGTTAAGAATAAAACTCTTAAAGATTTATGTCCTAGAGAACTAAGCGTGATGATTCCTTTTGTGATGGCAATTATTTTCTTTGGAATTTATCCTAAACCTATTTTATCCCCTATCCAAAATAGCACCAAACAATTATTGCAAATCATGAATGATCGAGCTACTCAAGAATCGACTAAAAAACACTTGCAAAAATCTATCTTGAATTTAGATTTTATTCAAAATCCGGAAAATATTTCCAAATCAATAAAAGAGGTATGA
- the nuoL gene encoding NADH-quinone oxidoreductase subunit L, whose translation MRFLSDSHYIFLLYLVIFCPLIGAIYAGFWGNKQKSLHVGWVNSFLIFLSFLASVILFISATNGVKINATLMDWMVLGDFKTQFSFVLDSISAIMIFVVSLVSFLVHLYSIGYMANDSGYNRYFSYLSGFVFSMMVLVMSDNFLGLFIGWEGVGLCSYLLIGFWYIRTSANSASIEAFVINRIADLGMLLGIIILYWLFGTLRYDEIFDSLANTNIPSFYLGVAGFLLFIGAMGKSAQFPLHTWLANAMEGPTPVSALIHAATMVTAGVYLLIRANPIYDLIPHFGYFVACLGAFVAIFGASMALVNKDLKRIIAYSTLSQLGYMFVAAGLEVYWIAFFHLFTHAFFKSLLFLGAGNVMHAMEDKLDITKMGSLFKPLKITAIFMIIASMALSGIYPFAGFFSKDKILEASFGMEHYFLWLLLLIGAGMTAFYSFRLLMLVFFAPKNHSLPHPHEANSLMLWSMFPLALLAIIAGFFEENFLHFITQSIPLSKEFHAPVWLLIIITTAVAILSALYAVYRYKNGYKECSGGFIHKLLTNQYYIPQFYKKVFITPYGMIAEFLWQKVEIKIIDATVDSIGKFLIWLSKIFQSVQNGSLTQSLRLMSFGVFIMLIFAIIEFWR comes from the coding sequence ATGCGTTTTTTATCTGATTCTCATTATATTTTTCTATTGTATTTAGTGATTTTTTGTCCTCTGATAGGTGCTATTTATGCAGGTTTTTGGGGAAATAAACAAAAATCTCTTCATGTTGGGTGGGTAAATTCTTTTTTGATTTTTTTATCATTTTTAGCCTCAGTCATTCTTTTTATAAGCGCAACTAATGGTGTAAAAATTAATGCCACTTTAATGGATTGGATGGTGTTGGGAGATTTTAAAACTCAATTTTCTTTTGTGTTAGATTCTATCAGCGCTATTATGATTTTTGTCGTTAGTCTTGTTTCTTTTTTGGTTCATCTTTATTCAATAGGATATATGGCAAATGATTCAGGCTATAATCGATATTTTAGTTATCTTTCGGGTTTTGTATTTTCGATGATGGTTCTTGTGATGAGTGATAATTTTTTAGGACTTTTTATTGGTTGGGAAGGAGTCGGACTTTGCTCATACCTACTGATTGGTTTTTGGTATATCAGGACAAGTGCAAATTCTGCTTCTATTGAAGCATTTGTGATTAATAGAATCGCCGACCTTGGAATGCTTCTTGGCATCATAATACTTTATTGGCTATTTGGGACTTTACGATATGATGAAATTTTTGACTCATTAGCAAACACAAATATCCCAAGCTTCTATCTGGGTGTTGCAGGATTTCTTTTATTCATAGGAGCAATGGGAAAATCAGCGCAATTTCCTCTACATACTTGGTTAGCAAATGCAATGGAAGGACCTACGCCTGTATCTGCCCTTATTCACGCTGCTACGATGGTAACAGCAGGTGTATATCTACTTATTCGAGCCAATCCAATCTATGATCTTATCCCTCATTTTGGCTATTTTGTTGCCTGCCTTGGAGCATTTGTAGCTATATTTGGTGCAAGTATGGCACTTGTAAATAAAGATCTTAAAAGGATTATTGCATATTCTACCTTATCTCAACTTGGCTATATGTTTGTGGCAGCAGGACTTGAAGTTTATTGGATTGCATTTTTTCATTTATTTACCCATGCTTTTTTTAAATCGCTTTTATTTTTAGGTGCAGGAAATGTCATGCATGCAATGGAAGACAAACTTGATATTACAAAAATGGGATCGCTTTTTAAACCTCTTAAAATTACAGCGATTTTTATGATTATTGCTTCTATGGCACTTTCAGGAATTTATCCATTTGCAGGATTTTTTTCCAAAGATAAGATTTTGGAAGCCTCATTTGGAATGGAACATTATTTTTTATGGTTACTTTTACTCATTGGAGCAGGCATGACAGCATTTTATAGTTTTAGATTGTTGATGTTGGTTTTCTTTGCACCAAAAAATCATTCGCTCCCTCACCCCCATGAAGCAAACTCATTGATGTTGTGGAGTATGTTTCCTTTAGCTTTATTGGCAATTATCGCAGGGTTTTTTGAAGAAAATTTTCTTCATTTTATAACTCAAAGCATCCCTCTTTCAAAAGAATTCCATGCTCCTGTTTGGTTGCTTATCATCATTACAACCGCTGTTGCAATCCTATCAGCCCTATATGCTGTTTATCGATATAAAAACGGCTATAAAGAATGCTCTGGAGGTTTTATCCACAAGCTTTTAACCAACCAATATTATATCCCGCAATTTTATAAAAAAGTTTTTATTACTCCTTATGGCATGATCGCTGAATTTTTATGGCAAAAAGTTGAAATAAAAATCATTGATGCAACCGTAGATAGTATTGGCAAATTCCTCATTTGGTTGAGTAAGATATTTCAATCTGTCCAAAATGGAAGTCTTACACAATCTTTGCGTTTGATGAGTTTTGGAGTTTTTATAATGCTTATTTTTGCAATTATTGAATTTTGGAGGTAA
- the nuoK gene encoding NADH-quinone oxidoreductase subunit NuoK, with product MISLGHYLVLGALMFCIGLAGILRRKNILMLFFSTEIMLNAINIGFVAIGSFIGDMNGQMFALFIIAIAASEVAIGLGLVIMWFKKYKTLDIDNLNIMKG from the coding sequence TCTCGGTGCACTCATGTTTTGTATTGGCTTAGCAGGCATTTTAAGACGTAAAAATATCTTAATGCTATTTTTTTCTACAGAAATTATGCTTAATGCTATCAATATAGGTTTTGTAGCGATTGGAAGTTTCATAGGAGATATGAATGGACAAATGTTTGCGCTTTTTATTATCGCTATTGCTGCAAGCGAAGTGGCTATTGGACTTGGACTGGTTATTATGTGGTTCAAAAAATACAAAACTCTTGACATTGATAACCTCAATATCATGAAAGGCTAG